The Pleurodeles waltl isolate 20211129_DDA chromosome 6, aPleWal1.hap1.20221129, whole genome shotgun sequence genome has a segment encoding these proteins:
- the LOC138301741 gene encoding uncharacterized protein gives MSPANNAQEQQDEEEEDVNMLVVEEGLDYQKEIVGPLANALKATSGLASIVPPTSPLRIAHPSSQPNSHIIHLPYHNHHLLRALASKLDMLILLHSSHDSASLVFSQASEEPNTFGEDQVSPRHQSLPDSLPSATPHHGGRPNGHIRGCPLQNRLEDGQRGQWEEEFVQQEADVRDDIHAIGATLSQITDSLQEIPQVIYRQTCVLDRIDKSCQDMSRRHNDTIAIYGEESARHLGHGDCGGHVETVSKSCFVVNTWKGPNTPSCTTPNLSTSTTSCTSTLPRYTFTASSPHATLHSHVPPSQSYLPHVQASSTPVQASPPPAQASTTPVQALPPHVQVPSPPVQAPPHLYRLIDHTHPTTAAAQ, from the coding sequence ATGTCACCAGCCAACAATGCCCAAGAACagcaggatgaggaggaagaagatgttaatatgcttgttgtggaGGAGGGGCTGGATTATCAGAAAGAAATTGTTGGACCATTGGCCAATGCACTAAAggcaacatcaggtctggctagcATTGTGCCTCCTACTTCACCTCTGAGGATTGCCCATCCCAGCAGTCAGCCAAACAGCCACATCATTCACCTGCCCTATCAcaaccatcacctcctcagagCCCTTGCATCCAAGCTAGACATGTTGATTCTCCTACACTCCTCCCATGACAGTGCCTCCCTGGTCTTCTCTCAAGCATCTGAGGAGCCTAATACCTTTGGTGAGGATCAAGTATCTCCTAGACACCAATCTCTTCCCGATAGTCTCCCAAGTGCTACCCCTCACCATGGTGGTAGACCCAACGGTCATATCAGAGGCTGTCCCTTGCAGAATCGGCTGGAAGATGGTCAGCGTGGCCAGTGGGAGGAGGAATTTGTCCAACAAGAGGCTGATGTGAGGGATGACATTCATGCCataggggctactctgtcacaGATAACAGACTCACTACAGGAAATCCCTCAGGTGATTTACAGACAGACCTGTGTCTTGGACCGGATTGATAAATCTTGCCAAGACATGTCAAGGAGGCATAATGACACCATAGCAATCTAtggggaagagagtgcaagacaccttGGCCATGGAGATTGTGGAGGGCatgttgaaactgtttcaaagtctTGCTTCGTGGTCAACACATGGAAGGGACCCaacacaccttcctgcaccacaccCAATCTATCCACCAGTACGACATCCTGCACAAGCACCCTTCCGAGGTACACATTCACCGCCTCCTCTCCACATGCCACCCTGCACAGTCATGTCCCCCCTTCTCAGTCATATCTCCCACATGTACAGGCATCCTCAACCCCTGTACAGGCAAGTCCACCACCTGCACAAGCATCCACAACCCCTGTACAGGCACTTCCCCCACATGTACAGGTACCCTCACCCCCTGTACAGGCACCTCCCCACCTCTACAGGCTGATTGACCACACCCACCCCACAACAGCAGCGGCACAGTGA